From Drosophila santomea strain STO CAGO 1482 chromosome 2R, Prin_Dsan_1.1, whole genome shotgun sequence:
TGGATACATTCGTTACTGAGGATATGACCACGCAGTGCTTCAACCTATACATGCCCATGCTGAATCAAGTGGCTGCCACATTCTCGGCCTCCTATCAGGAATGCATCAACACCGCCAATGCCCAGACCGCCAATCTGACCGCCcaggcggagcagcagcagaagacTTATCAGTCCAATGTTTCCACACTCTGCAGTGCTTTTACCGCCTGCAACAGCAGCGATGATACCACCGACTTCTTCAACTGCTACGCCAATGCGGTAAGATAAACTagcaaaaactgaaaaactatGAAACTgatattaaattgattttcctATAGGCTAATAATGATGTCTCCGTGATCTACAGCCTGGCCAGCAATGCTGCCAGTTCGGCCAGCTCCCTGAGCTCGGGCATCCAAGCCATCCAGAGCACGGAGTACCAGTGCACCAATACGACGCAAAACAACTACGTCCGTGATACTGCTGCCACCTACGATCTGCTGGACAATTGCCTGAAGAACGGAGTGCCCAGCTCTACTGCCACATCCGCATCTGCCACTCCGACTACCTCCACCACAGACGGCTTCTTCTTTGGCCTTTAAAGCATTCAACATATCTTTATCGATGGTGATGAAAGCTGTGTGAAATGTAAACCAAAAGTGAATTTTATGGTTTAGTAAATATtacttgtttttattttggtagaagtctaaacaaataataaaaatatattgcaaaaTTAAAAGTCTATGAAATTTACActgcacacatatgtatgtaacgAAATAAGTTTTATATTAACTCAATATCTTAACTCAATTATTAGTAAACTACAGTCGTACTGGTTCCAGTTGTTGTTAGTTAAAAGTTCTATGTGCCATGTCAAGTCACTCTAGTTCTTAGGGAATTTCTACAAAGCTGtagtattttgtatattttgtacTTTATAGTGTACAGATGTTCTTAGAAATATACATTCGTGTAATATTCGGTTATTTCTGGCACACTCAAATCACTTGGGCAAAGATCCCAGGGCAGACACTCATCAGACTCATTAGACTCATGAGCAGCATCAACGGAAAGTTTTTACTTACTCTCGATGAATAGAAATAGACAATCGCCGAATAGACTGGCCGGACTTTGCCGAACTTACACCTTTCGATTGGCGAGCGGGCATAAATATTCAATCGGAGGTGGCCTTATCGGCGATACATTCAATTATCTCTGCGGTTTGCGGCTGTTGGCTGTAGAGTGTTGGCTTGTGGCGCTTTAAAGTGTGCCCACACACACGGCGTTGTGCTCAGTCGAATTTTGTTCTCGGACCATTAAACATTACCCACTCGgcattcaacattcaacaCTCAGCATTCAACATGAAAGGCCAACGCGTAGCAGTCGTCGCATTTGCTGTTGTACTCGCCGGACTGTGCGTGCTATCCGGTCTGAATGTAATGAAAAtgagaatgaaaatgaaaattgaaatgaaaatgagacCGAGACCGAGCTGTTGTTGGTGACAATCGAGTAACCATAACCCTCTATCCGCTTTCTCCCGCAGGCGGCACCCGTGGAATGCAATAATGGCAATGGCATCCAGATCTCCGGCGATGGCTACCAGAGCCAAACTCAAACCGGTCCCGGCTGCCAGACGCAGACCTCCGAGGATGGTACCCAAAGCCAGAGCCAGAGTTCGTCGGGCAATGGCTACCAGTCGCAGACGCAGTGCAGCGGTGCATCCTGCGACCAGTTCCAAACCTTCCCGCCCCTGTTCACCCTTAAGCCGCTGGAGCCCTTGGCACCCATCACCTGGCGGCCTTTTGTACAAATGGGGGGCAACCAGGTGCAGCAGCAGAGAACTTACGGCTAACTTATTTAATAAAGATTCTACATATTCTTCAtactttacaaattttgtaattttatgtAAGAAAACATTATTTGTCAGAATATAGCATCAAATACAATTAATATAAAGAATTTACCATGCTGCAAATTGTTGGTTCATTAACCAATTTAATTATCAATCTCAAAGCAGCATAAATTCccaaaaaatcataaaaagttatattttctCCGCGCAAGGTTAAGATTTCtccaaaatcaaaaatactCTCATTCAAATGCCCCGAAATTCATAAACAAATATTCAACAACAAATGTTTTCggtgcaataaaaaaaagaaagcgatCTTGAATTTAGATGCTCAGTCTGGCGCTTGTCTAGCTTGACGAGGTCTCGCAATCCAAAATGACTCATAAATTTGGTTTTGAATAGACTGacttatttacatttttagtCATGTGAAGTAGATTAGCAAAGTTTCGTTTAGCTACTGTGTGTGATTACTTCACTGATTGTTCTGTTGACGCGGCGTAAAAGTTCTGACAATGAGCATTTCTGATTTGGGCACGATCGGAGATAACAGCTTTgaagaataaaaataatttgttttacaCTTTAAACAACAATGCTCAATACCTTCAATGTTACTTTCGTTATTAACATTGAAAGTTACGTTcgtataaaataaactttaatatgatttgatttgaagcagttttattttccattctCGAACTCTACTTATACTTCCAAATTGATTGTACGTATCGTAAAATGTTATCCACGATTTTCGAGAGTTGCCAGCGCCAACTTTTGCTTATCACTTAAATCTGGATTTGGGGGATTGCAGTGccagaaaagcaaaaataatgATGAATGTTCGCGAAAGTCTCGTCTGTGgttaatgcatttttttgttttcctgtCACTTTTgccgctgtcgctgctgcAGATAAAACTTTTATAATGCGCCCCAACTTTCCGGCAATGTGCGGTGTGCCATCACTTTTGGCAGGCACTGTGGCACCTTCTACAACGGCTTTCGGCCTTCGGCGACGTGTGCAAGTAATTGTGGCAAAAGGCAGCACAATAGTCAGCGGCAGAAGGATATCGTCaagcggcggcggtggtgacGGTGACGGTGCCACCAGCTGGCTTTTAACTCATTTTCTGATTAAAATCTGGGCCATTAAGCGTGCCAGCTCGAATCGGACTAAACTTTTTTAATGGCCCTGACAATAGTTGCCGACGTCAGTGGCGCGGCGAGTTCCTCTTCTGATCCTGCAGTGCAGCCGCAAAAGGACGCGCGAAAATTGGCGCCTGCAACAAACGACGTTGGTCACGACAGGGTGCAGAATTCggtgtaaaattaaattaaaactgcCAAGGGAAAAGAGTTGTgtgcacagcgagaaataACTGCCTCCTTCTGTACTATTTCGCCCTATCTTTACGGCAGCTATCAGTGGAATTTAGCTTAACATACCACACGTGGTTAGTAACACACTGCGATAAGGCTATTAATATGAAAGAATTGTTTACTTGGTAAAAGTCACATCAATTATTATGAGTTTACGCACGCCGATAAGATGCCAATTAGCATGACCTGGGCTATGTTTAAATATTGCGTAGTGTATaatgtttatttactttatagtGATTATTAAGGACATTTCAGAAGATTTTgctaataaatattacaataaattcCCATCTTTAGCTAGAATTGAAAACTTAAGTTATGATAACTGCTAATTAAGTTCTGCCTTTTTTCTCCGTGTGGCTAAAAAGCGAGCCGAAAGCTGTGAAAATATTTGCGAGCCTTcgagaaggagcagcagcagcagatgggCGGCAAACAGCAGGATGAGGACCAGGATCCGATGTAGAACTCTCAGCGCCAGCTGTCAGCGGCTGCCAGAGCAACGATGTCAATTAGTTTTTGAAGCGACGCTGACCTCTTCGGTCCCCTTACCATCTCCCCTCCTGTAAAGCGCAGTATTCCATGCTTTCCACGCCTCCAACTTGGCCTTGCTTGTTCTTTGGCCAAGTCAAGTTGGCTTTAAGTTAATTGCATAAGATTTCACTTGGCACTtggcgttgctgctgcttcttctgctgctgctgcttcttctgctgttgctggtgctacttccgtttccgctcgCTCCATGCCATTTTTTAATCAAGTTAAAAGTTATTCTCAAACGGAGTGGAGGGCGAGCCAAATATGCAAGCGCAATGCAAATATCACAAAGAGCCTCCATCTATGGGTTCCAGCTCGATTGCAATGCAGCTGAATGCagaaagaaatatttatgtacTGATTATTTCATGTGGCATCCGGGGCCAAATTGGTTTTGCCATTCAAACGCCCTCGCCTCGTTAATGTATGCatgtttttaaatgctttcGTCACATTTAATTTGTGAGATATTCATATGCCATCCTGcggattttctttttttttcttgcaaATACGGAAAATGTTAATTGAACTCGAAATTGTGGGCAGATGAATTTTTACCTATCAATTCGATTTATAATGTGGAACGTTAAGTTTTGCAGCGCGGTGATGTCGATTTGTTGAACATGGTGTATAAGATAagtgcttttttattttttccctgTTCAACTGTTAATTGATATTAAAGGATATTATCAATTTATTAGCTTGGCTGTTTGCAAATAGTATTTAAAGAGGTTTAAGAAAATTTGGCAAAAGCTGCTGAATTTAGATCGAAGGCAAGCGTATTGAATACTAAAGTGTAAGGAGTTGTCGACTTAACATAATATTTATGTGGCAGCTTTCGTTCTCACCTGCCTACCACCATATTTCATTTGTCATTCGGCTCGCCACTTTTTTTCCattgttcattttttataaattatcgTTGGCAACAACGCAAACACACAGCCCCTCAAATGGTGAAGCTATTTCGGGTGCTTTACACCTGCAGAGAGCCTTTGATTGATGATACAGGTAATTGATAAGGCGCCTCAAATACCTCGGGTGGCTTCTTTGCACACACCCCTTTCCCCCAGCTAATTGGCTGCTAAGTAGGtgatgtttaaaaatattttagcgAAGCATTCTCGCAGTA
This genomic window contains:
- the LOC120446522 gene encoding uncharacterized protein LOC120446522 encodes the protein MNILCTVLIIASVLAANAKPNTQVQSALDQYLVHARSLDTFVTEDMTTQCFNLYMPMLNQVAATFSASYQECINTANAQTANLTAQAEQQQKTYQSNVSTLCSAFTACNSSDDTTDFFNCYANAANNDVSVIYSLASNAASSASSLSSGIQAIQSTEYQCTNTTQNNYVRDTAATYDLLDNCLKNGVPSSTATSASATPTTSTTDGFFFGL
- the LOC120446523 gene encoding uncharacterized protein LOC120446523 encodes the protein MKGQRVAVVAFAVVLAGLCVLSGLNAAPVECNNGNGIQISGDGYQSQTQTGPGCQTQTSEDGTQSQSQSSSGNGYQSQTQCSGASCDQFQTFPPLFTLKPLEPLAPITWRPFVQMGGNQVQQQRTYG